One stretch of Cohnella algarum DNA includes these proteins:
- the infC gene encoding translation initiation factor IF-3 translates to MWVFWARIFLLLAHDNQSNLEVEHISKDHQINEEIRAKEVRLVGPDGEQIGIKPFREAMQLAIDANLDLVNIAPQAKPPVCRIMDYGKFRYEQQKKEKEARKNQKIVDLKEVWFRSNIEEHDYQTKFRNVVKFLKDGDKVKCSVRFRGREIAHANIGQKILERVASEVADICVVERVPKLEGRSMIMILAPKSH, encoded by the coding sequence ATGTGGGTCTTCTGGGCCCGCATTTTTTTGTTGTTGGCGCATGACAACCAGTCCAATCTGGAGGTGGAACATATCAGCAAAGATCATCAAATCAACGAGGAAATCCGGGCGAAGGAAGTTCGGCTCGTCGGGCCGGACGGAGAGCAAATCGGAATCAAGCCATTCCGCGAAGCCATGCAGCTCGCCATCGACGCCAATCTCGATCTCGTGAACATCGCTCCTCAGGCGAAGCCGCCGGTATGCCGGATCATGGATTACGGCAAATTCCGTTACGAGCAGCAGAAGAAAGAGAAGGAAGCCCGGAAGAATCAGAAGATTGTAGATCTGAAAGAGGTTTGGTTCCGCTCGAACATCGAGGAACACGACTACCAGACCAAATTCCGCAACGTAGTCAAGTTTTTGAAAGACGGCGACAAAGTCAAATGTTCCGTGCGGTTCCGCGGACGCGAAATCGCTCACGCCAACATCGGCCAGAAGATTCTGGAGCGGGTGGCGAGCGAAGTGGCCGACATTTGCGTCGTCGAACGCGTGCCGAAGCTCGAAGGGCGCAGCATGATTATGATTCTGGCTCCGAAGAGCCACTGA
- the rpmI gene encoding 50S ribosomal protein L35 → MPKMKTHSSLKDRFKITGTGKVKRYKAYKNHLLAHKSGRQKRVLSTQPLVAQGDVRRMQQQLANLK, encoded by the coding sequence ATGCCTAAGATGAAAACGCACAGCAGTCTGAAAGACCGCTTCAAGATTACCGGTACGGGCAAAGTCAAACGCTACAAAGCGTACAAGAACCACTTGCTCGCTCACAAGTCCGGCCGTCAAAAACGCGTGCTCTCCACGCAGCCGCTCGTTGCCCAAGGCGACGTTCGCCGCATGCAGCAACAGCTGGCCAACCTGAAATAA
- a CDS encoding 50S ribosomal protein L33, with translation MSRVTREQVLKLVGRRIYAKRKDGTVVSGKLVRISGNVLVVETKGKKVRTKAFVPLVLFDLLAIGTAPFYGFGPYGYGGGFGGWGGFDGGWWW, from the coding sequence ATGTCCCGCGTTACACGCGAGCAAGTCCTTAAGCTTGTCGGCCGCCGCATCTACGCCAAACGGAAAGACGGCACGGTAGTGAGCGGAAAGCTCGTTCGCATCAGCGGCAACGTCCTCGTTGTGGAGACGAAAGGCAAGAAGGTTCGGACGAAAGCATTCGTGCCGCTCGTGCTGTTCGATCTGCTGGCGATCGGCACGGCCCCGTTCTACGGCTTCGGTCCTTACGGGTACGGCGGCGGATTCGGCGGCTGGGGAGGATTCGACGGCGGCTGGTGGTGGTGA
- the rplT gene encoding 50S ribosomal protein L20: MARVKGGFVTRRRRNRVLKLAKGYWGAKHRLFKKANEQVLKSLTYAYRDRRQTKRNFRKLWIVRINAAARQNGLSYSKLMHGLKLAGIEVNRKMLADLAVNDIGAFNSLAGVAKSKINA, encoded by the coding sequence ATGGCAAGAGTCAAAGGCGGATTCGTAACGCGCCGCCGTCGCAATAGAGTCCTGAAACTGGCAAAAGGTTACTGGGGCGCGAAACATCGCCTGTTCAAAAAAGCCAACGAGCAAGTTCTGAAGTCCCTGACGTACGCATACCGCGACCGTCGTCAAACGAAACGCAATTTCCGCAAGCTGTGGATCGTGCGGATCAACGCCGCCGCCCGCCAAAACGGCCTGTCCTACAGCAAGCTGATGCACGGCCTGAAGCTGGCCGGCATCGAAGTGAACCGCAAGATGCTGGCCGACCTGGCCGTCAACGACATCGGCGCGTTCAACTCGCTCGCAGGCGTCGCCAAATCGAAAATCAACGCGTAA
- a CDS encoding GNAT family N-acetyltransferase, translated as MIRWKRKGDNPGIIRLVRAQLVPISPWYDERDKNLDGIIARRIRGGYTFVVSRVRSGAPIAFVHFIVRGELLFIDLLAVDGASQGRGWGTELMRRAESFGRSRGCSRVRLYVDEGNAKGLRFYLRLGYETVRHAAELRAIELAKPL; from the coding sequence ATGATTCGTTGGAAGCGTAAAGGAGACAACCCGGGCATCATTCGGCTTGTCCGCGCCCAGCTCGTTCCGATTTCTCCCTGGTACGACGAACGCGACAAAAACCTCGACGGGATCATCGCCCGGCGAATCCGCGGCGGGTATACGTTCGTCGTTTCGCGCGTCAGAAGCGGCGCTCCGATCGCCTTCGTTCATTTTATCGTGCGCGGCGAATTGCTGTTCATCGATCTGCTTGCGGTCGACGGCGCATCCCAAGGCCGGGGCTGGGGCACCGAGCTTATGCGCCGCGCGGAAAGCTTCGGCCGAAGCCGCGGCTGCTCGCGGGTTCGGCTGTACGTGGACGAGGGCAACGCGAAAGGGCTGCGCTTTTACCTTCGACTCGGCTACGAAACCGTAAGGCATGCCGCGGAACTTCGCGCCATCGAGCTGGCAAAGCCTTTGTAA